In Mesotoga sp. UBA6090, a single genomic region encodes these proteins:
- a CDS encoding ROK family transcriptional regulator — translation MFSESNLLVVSQRIEGEENTGRKLEEEVVSKLTEIRTSEILRIIRERKSTSRVQISKLTGLSKPTISSIVNDLVEEGVVRENGLGQSKASGGRKPINISFAKDYRNVLSVDIGGTKTIFALIDLDGNILKRDTITTDLLRTKRGLVDELNERLESYIEEVGKEKVLGISVGIPGTVDRATQKIKYMPSFDIGNLDLKTPVEKRFGISTLIENDVTLAAFGESWIGSARQFNDVILVSIGTGIGSGIVINDSVYRGSVGGAGEIGEFVTDWSTESKMNAGFGRLEQWFSGYSLESFCRNNGWEFSVKDLFEKMDSDERILERITGGCEHLALAFANAIMLLDPARLLIGGGIGFNQYDRIFPIIDSTLRKVLPEELYRPDLLVRAALEPYSVVIGGAYFAQKELLLKEVLGGTSGF, via the coding sequence GTGTTTTCTGAGAGCAATCTCCTGGTTGTCAGTCAGAGAATCGAAGGAGAAGAGAATACAGGAAGGAAGCTGGAGGAAGAAGTGGTATCGAAACTTACTGAGATCAGAACGAGCGAGATTCTGAGGATAATTAGAGAAAGAAAGAGTACTTCTCGAGTCCAAATATCGAAACTGACCGGACTTAGCAAACCGACTATATCTTCAATTGTCAACGACCTGGTTGAAGAGGGTGTTGTAAGAGAGAACGGTCTCGGACAGAGCAAGGCTTCCGGTGGCAGAAAACCTATCAATATCTCTTTCGCAAAAGACTACAGAAACGTACTTAGTGTTGACATAGGCGGAACTAAGACTATCTTCGCGTTGATCGATCTCGACGGAAATATCCTAAAACGCGACACAATAACCACTGACCTTCTTCGTACCAAGAGGGGTCTGGTAGATGAGTTGAATGAGAGACTCGAGAGTTACATAGAGGAAGTCGGAAAAGAGAAAGTGCTGGGAATCTCTGTAGGAATTCCCGGTACTGTAGACAGGGCTACACAGAAGATAAAATACATGCCCTCCTTCGATATCGGGAATCTTGATCTCAAGACTCCGGTCGAGAAGAGGTTCGGGATTTCGACGCTGATCGAAAATGATGTTACACTTGCCGCCTTCGGCGAGTCATGGATCGGTTCTGCAAGACAGTTCAATGATGTGATCCTGGTTTCGATTGGAACCGGTATCGGCTCAGGGATTGTCATCAATGATTCGGTTTACAGAGGATCCGTCGGTGGAGCCGGTGAAATCGGCGAATTTGTCACCGATTGGTCTACAGAATCAAAGATGAATGCGGGATTTGGGAGACTCGAACAGTGGTTCTCGGGATATTCGCTAGAGTCTTTCTGCAGGAACAACGGCTGGGAATTCAGCGTAAAAGACCTATTTGAGAAGATGGACTCCGATGAGAGAATCCTTGAAAGAATTACGGGAGGCTGCGAACATCTTGCGCTTGCATTTGCCAATGCTATTATGCTTCTCGATCCAGCAAGACTTCTGATAGGAGGTGGTATTGGCTTCAACCAGTATGATCGGATTTTCCCAATAATCGACAGCACTCTGAGGAAGGTTCTTCCAGAAGAGCTTTACAGACCAGATCTGCTTGTCAGAGCGGCTCTTGAGCCTTACAGTGTTGTCATTGGCGGAGCTTATTTTGCTCAGAAAGAATTGCTCCTTAAAGAGGTTCTAGGGGG
- a CDS encoding GntR family transcriptional regulator, with amino-acid sequence MARRKSLYEIIYSQIEKEVQKMSDGTQLPSIEKLCEDYGASKTVLREVITALEKDGLVVRRQGLGTFVVKDSGLVHTGIEYLRGLTRIISSSGKSAELIYDKFRVVKADRRLAEKLEMPENESLVLTERVYAADGIPAIFARTYIASERIPGKTEALLKTLEGRKAKELVLFDLLEENFKDPIRYAIAEIESRLVDEELAGLLEMRSGESIVLLKEVHRDIKNIPMLYSEDFINTAVFRIHVLRKKI; translated from the coding sequence ATGGCACGAAGAAAATCACTTTACGAGATCATATATTCTCAAATAGAGAAAGAAGTCCAGAAGATGAGTGACGGGACGCAGCTTCCTTCAATAGAGAAACTCTGCGAGGATTACGGTGCAAGCAAGACCGTTCTTAGAGAAGTAATAACGGCGCTGGAAAAGGACGGCCTTGTCGTAAGAAGGCAGGGTCTCGGAACCTTTGTTGTTAAGGACAGCGGGCTTGTACATACGGGGATTGAATACTTGAGAGGTCTGACGAGAATCATCTCCAGCTCTGGAAAGAGTGCCGAGCTGATCTATGACAAATTCCGAGTAGTCAAGGCCGATCGAAGGCTGGCAGAAAAGTTGGAGATGCCTGAAAATGAGAGTCTTGTGCTGACGGAGAGGGTCTATGCGGCCGACGGTATCCCGGCGATATTCGCCAGAACTTACATAGCATCCGAGAGAATACCGGGAAAAACGGAGGCCCTGCTAAAGACGCTTGAAGGAAGGAAGGCAAAGGAGCTGGTTCTATTTGATCTTCTGGAAGAAAACTTCAAGGATCCCATCAGATACGCAATTGCCGAAATAGAATCGAGACTCGTCGACGAAGAGTTGGCCGGACTTCTTGAAATGAGATCTGGCGAATCAATAGTGTTGCTGAAGGAAGTTCACAGGGACATCAAGAACATTCCGATGCTCTACTCGGAGGATTTCATAAACACGGCGGTGTTCAGAATACACGTTCTCAGAAAGAAGATTTGA
- a CDS encoding nucleoside phosphorylase, with amino-acid sequence MEDYREPVGLEGKFQYHIECQPGDIAPVVIVPGDQGRVEKIVSRLSNTRKIAENRGLITYTGEFKGKPVSVTSTGMGGPSASIAYEELINVGARVLIRIGSVAGLQEYVNEGDIVVPYGCVRDDGASNYYVPENFPAVPSPDVYSSLTASARTLGRKIVTGINWTHSCFYKRDPEYFQSWSGRRVVSLEMEASALFVISYLRGVKAGFIGVCYANRYRQSAGSKVDLSVKNPRRNQIEDSVKDSIEITLTAIEKMYSEDLV; translated from the coding sequence ATGGAGGATTACAGAGAGCCGGTCGGACTTGAAGGAAAGTTTCAGTATCACATCGAGTGTCAGCCGGGAGACATAGCACCGGTAGTTATCGTTCCGGGAGATCAGGGAAGAGTTGAGAAGATTGTCAGTAGACTTAGCAACACCAGAAAGATTGCGGAAAACAGGGGCCTTATCACCTATACAGGTGAGTTCAAAGGCAAACCGGTCTCCGTTACTTCTACCGGCATGGGTGGCCCTTCGGCAAGTATCGCATATGAAGAGCTTATCAATGTGGGGGCGAGGGTGCTGATAAGGATAGGTAGCGTAGCCGGACTGCAAGAGTACGTAAATGAGGGGGATATCGTTGTGCCGTACGGTTGTGTACGTGATGATGGAGCTTCGAACTACTACGTCCCGGAGAATTTTCCCGCAGTGCCTTCTCCAGATGTCTACTCGTCCCTGACGGCTTCGGCAAGAACTCTTGGAAGAAAGATCGTTACGGGAATCAACTGGACCCATTCATGCTTCTACAAACGCGATCCCGAATATTTCCAGAGCTGGAGCGGAAGAAGAGTAGTCTCACTTGAGATGGAGGCTTCGGCTCTATTTGTGATCTCTTACCTGCGTGGCGTGAAGGCTGGATTCATCGGTGTATGTTATGCAAACAGATACAGGCAATCCGCCGGCTCAAAGGTAGATCTTTCCGTTAAGAATCCGAGGAGAAACCAAATCGAAGACTCAGTGAAAGATTCAATCGAAATCACCTTGACTGCAATAGAGAAAATGTACAGCGAAGATCTTGTATAA
- a CDS encoding ABC transporter substrate-binding protein has translation MRNRFLLFLVVLLTVSCFAVPLQLSSEVGIHTDAWKTRMEGFTKETGIEVEIQQFPYANYLDQLMLGYTSGRVEIDVPYISMLWYPALSIGDYIYPISDIPGYEKINESDIPGIRNAKLNGKTYIVPYMNELGGIIYRKDLFEDPTEKANFIAKYGYELQPPQTLEQYRDIAEFFNRPPSLYGVTLMGRRSIFLATHFMQRLWAKGGALLDLNMRPIFNSEAGIEALEEVKYMFQFANPAAMNYDFQEALNEFISGRSAMAEVWTTGMFYVEDESRSSVVGKGGFIGFPRPEEKLGEKLPMLYISWGFSVSSGARDKEAALEWLLYVTETQNEVEAAPTGNIPARFSALNSPALAESFPWIGDFAAAMENCIPTPMVPLIPEGGSIVSGIIAPAVSEFLAGTKTAEQALNDAVKEVDRLMRDGGYY, from the coding sequence ATGAGAAACAGATTTCTGCTTTTTCTTGTTGTTCTCTTGACTGTTTCATGTTTCGCAGTTCCGCTTCAGCTCTCAAGTGAGGTTGGAATTCACACAGACGCGTGGAAGACCAGAATGGAGGGGTTTACAAAAGAGACCGGAATCGAAGTTGAGATTCAGCAGTTTCCTTATGCAAATTACCTTGATCAACTAATGCTCGGGTACACTTCCGGAAGGGTAGAGATAGACGTACCTTACATTTCTATGCTCTGGTACCCGGCTCTTTCGATTGGCGACTACATCTACCCGATCAGCGATATTCCTGGATACGAGAAGATCAACGAGTCGGATATTCCGGGAATAAGAAACGCCAAGCTGAATGGCAAGACGTACATCGTACCCTACATGAACGAACTCGGAGGGATAATCTACAGGAAGGACCTTTTCGAAGACCCGACGGAAAAGGCTAATTTCATTGCCAAATACGGCTACGAACTTCAGCCGCCACAGACTCTAGAGCAGTACAGAGATATCGCAGAGTTTTTCAACAGGCCGCCGAGTCTTTACGGGGTAACTCTCATGGGAAGAAGAAGCATCTTCCTTGCGACCCACTTCATGCAAAGGCTGTGGGCAAAAGGTGGAGCATTGCTAGATTTGAACATGCGCCCGATCTTCAACTCCGAAGCCGGCATCGAGGCTCTAGAAGAAGTGAAGTACATGTTCCAGTTCGCCAATCCCGCTGCAATGAACTATGACTTCCAGGAAGCCCTGAATGAATTCATAAGTGGACGCAGCGCAATGGCAGAGGTTTGGACAACTGGAATGTTCTACGTCGAAGATGAATCGAGGTCGTCTGTAGTTGGCAAGGGTGGTTTCATCGGATTCCCGAGACCAGAAGAGAAACTGGGAGAGAAACTTCCGATGCTCTACATTTCCTGGGGGTTCTCGGTCAGCAGCGGAGCTCGGGACAAGGAAGCGGCGTTGGAGTGGTTGCTTTATGTTACAGAGACGCAGAACGAGGTTGAAGCAGCGCCTACGGGCAACATACCTGCACGGTTCTCGGCTCTCAACAGTCCCGCGCTTGCCGAGTCGTTCCCATGGATCGGCGATTTCGCTGCCGCTATGGAAAACTGTATCCCGACGCCTATGGTACCTTTGATTCCCGAAGGCGGAAGCATTGTGAGCGGCATAATAGCTCCGGCGGTTTCGGAATTCTTGGCGGGAACGAAAACTGCCGAACAGGCTTTGAATGATGCAGTTAAGGAAGTTGACAGACTTATGAGAGACGGAGGCTACTATTGA
- a CDS encoding carbohydrate ABC transporter permease gives MKSRHRSRGYSYILPSMVFIVIIFMIPLTYTVVMSFLRWNLLRPDLGIRAAGFSNYVRLFTDPFTLDTVGRTFYFVLGAVLIELIAGLCIALALDTEFKGWKIVQSVLLVPFMIAPVVVGYVWRFVLNSDYGPIIHLFRQIGLGGLVDKPLLSNPSAAMPVLIVADAWEYIPFVTLVLLAGLKSIPYEPYEAAFVDGASSLQRFYYITLPLLRPSILVAVVIRTLTSLRVFDIVFIMTGGGPGTATETLAFYGYRTAFQSYDVGFSSAINMLTFAIAVVFTILYMKIIGGGKNYA, from the coding sequence ATGAAGTCGAGACATAGATCTAGAGGTTATTCGTATATTCTTCCTTCAATGGTTTTTATAGTAATAATCTTCATGATTCCGCTGACGTATACGGTCGTGATGTCCTTTCTGCGGTGGAATCTGCTCAGGCCAGATCTGGGCATAAGAGCGGCGGGCTTCAGCAATTACGTCAGGCTATTCACCGACCCGTTCACGCTGGACACTGTGGGAAGGACCTTCTACTTTGTTCTGGGGGCAGTCTTAATAGAGCTGATTGCGGGGCTGTGCATAGCTCTTGCCCTGGATACGGAATTCAAAGGCTGGAAGATTGTTCAGTCGGTCTTACTGGTCCCATTCATGATCGCTCCCGTTGTCGTTGGGTATGTCTGGCGGTTCGTCCTCAACAGCGATTATGGACCGATAATCCATTTGTTCAGGCAGATTGGACTTGGAGGACTTGTCGACAAACCCCTTCTATCAAATCCCTCTGCGGCGATGCCTGTATTGATTGTTGCCGATGCGTGGGAGTACATTCCATTTGTGACTCTCGTATTGCTTGCAGGGCTAAAATCAATCCCTTACGAACCGTATGAAGCAGCATTTGTGGATGGAGCAAGTTCCCTTCAGAGATTCTATTACATAACGCTGCCGCTTCTCAGGCCTTCGATACTGGTCGCAGTGGTAATAAGGACCCTTACATCTCTGCGCGTCTTCGATATTGTATTTATAATGACTGGAGGAGGGCCCGGAACTGCTACAGAGACTCTCGCCTTCTACGGTTACAGAACTGCCTTTCAATCGTACGATGTTGGCTTTTCATCGGCAATTAACATGCTGACATTTGCAATAGCTGTGGTCTTCACGATACTGTACATGAAGATAATAGGTGGTGGAAAGAACTATGCTTAG